The window CGCCGCGCGGTTCCCTCACTACCTTCGATCTTCCACGTGATAGCGCCGGCTGGCAGGCTTACAGCCGCCGCCGGGTGTTCCAGGTGCACACACCCGATACGATGTGGACATTGCCGGGAAGGATTTCCGATTTCTCGATGGCCTGCGACTAGCGCCTGCCGCTCAGGGTGTCAGGCCGCCGCTTCGCCCAGCATCGCGCCTTCGTCCATGCTCACCAGACGTGCGCGCACCAGCGCACCCTCCGCCACCGGCTGCGTGAACCGGACTTCGGTGAAATCCCTCAGACGCCCCCGCTCGGGCGTTTCGGTCAGCACTTCCGCTTCACGGCCGACCTGCGCCGCCAGATGTGCCGCCACACGTGCTTCACCCGCGGCCCGCAAGCGCGCCGCCCGTTCCTTGATCGCCACGCCATCAACCTGCGGCATCTTCGCGGCCGGCGTGCCGTGGCGCACGGAATAGGGGAACACGTGCAGCCATGTCAGCCCGCACTCTTCCACCAGGTCCAGCGACCGGGCGAACATCTCTTCCGTTTCCGTCGGAAATCCCGCGATGATATCGGCGCCGAAAACGATATCGGGCCGCGCTGCCCGCATGTCGGCACAAAAGCGGATGGCATCGTCGCGCAGGTGCCGTCGCTTCATCCGCTTCAGGATCAAGTCGTCGCCCGCCTGAAGGGAAAGATGCAGATGCGGCATCAACCGCGACTCGGAAGCGATCGCCTCCACCAGCGCCGGGTCAGCCTCGATACTGTCGATGGAGGAAATCCGCAGCCGCGCCAAGCCCGGCACCAGCTTCAGGATGCGCTGCACCAGATCGCCCAGCTTCGGGACGGCGGGCAGATCCGAACCCCAGCTCGTCAGGTCCACCCCCGTCAGCACGACCTCGTGGTAGCCGCGTTCCACCAGCCTCTGGATCTGTTCCACCACCACGCCCGCAGGAACGGAGCGGGAATTGCCGCGGCCATAGGGAATGATGCAGAAGGTGCAGCGATGGTCGCAGCCGTTCTGCACCTGCACATACGCGCGCGCCCGCGTGCCGAACCCGTCGATCAGATGCCCCGCCGTCTCGGTGGCAGACATGATGTCATCGACCTGCACCCGCTCCGTCTCGCCAATGAAATCCGCACCGGTCAGGCCCGCCCATGTTTCGCCGCGCATCTTCTCGAGGTTGCCGACCACATGCGCCACTTCGGGCATGGCCGAATAGGTCTCGGGCTCCGTCTGTGCTGCGCATCCCGTCACGATGATTCTGGCACCTGGGTTGTCCTTCGCCAACCGCCGGATGCGCTGGCGGCTCTGGCGCACGGCCTCCGTCGTCACGGCGCAGGTGTTCACCACCACGGCGTTCTCAAGGCCGGCACCGGCCGCCAGTTCCTTCATCGCCTCGGTCTCGTAGGCGTTCAGGCGGCAGCCAAAGGTTTCGAACTTCGGCGCGCTCACAAGCCGAACTCCGCCGAGATCTCCGCCTCGAACACTTTCTGCGTCGGCCCGGTCAGCCAGACACCATCGTCGCGCCACGCGCCGTGCAACTCGCCGCCATCGACCACGATCGTCGCCACCCGCTCGGCCAGTCCCTTGCGGGCCGCAGCCACCAGCGCCGCACAGGCGCAGGATCCGGACGCGAGTGTGATGCCCACGCCCCGTTCCCAGATGCGCAGGCGCAGTCTGTCCGGCGCCAGTACCTGCACCATCTCCACGTTGGTCCGCTCGGGGAACAGCGGGTGAGTTTCGTATTCCGCCCCCTGCGCTGCGATATCCGCACCCTCGGCATCGCTGACGAAGAACACGCAATGCGGATTGCCCATGCTCAGCGCTCCCGGAGCGCCGGGAAGTGGCAGCGCCACCGTGTCGTGCGGCTCCGCCAGCGGCACATCGGCCCAGTCGAGCGCCGGGCGGCCCATGTTCACCCGCGTCAGCCCGTTTCCGGCCTCCTCGGCGATCAGCACGTCGAAATCCGTCCGCAGCCGCAGCCGTTCCGCGCCACTCTCCTCCATCAGCAGCCGGGCGATGCAGCGCGTCGCGTTTCCGCAGGCGGCAGAGAGGGAGCCATCGGCATTCCAAAATGTCAGCCTCGCATCGGCGGACGGGTCGGCATGGATCACCGCCAGTTGGTCGAACCCAACGCCACGATGCCTGTCGCCCAGCGCCTGCGCCAGCGCAGGCGTCACCTGATCGACACCCGCGCGGGCGTCGATGATCACGAAATCATTGCCGAGCCCGTGCATCTTGCGAAAGCGGACCGGCGCGGTGGACGCGCTTGTAACCATGGGCGCCATATAATCGAACAGCAGCGCTGACGCCAGTGCCGCAACCAAACCGTAACAAAGCCTCAAAAACTCCCGCGAATCCTCTTGACCCTCCGCCGAACCACGGCTAGGTGATCCCCTCGCGTGGGCCCGTAGCTCAGTTGGTAGAGCAACTGACTTTTAATCAGTGGGTCACAGGTTCGAATCCTGTCGGGCTCACCATTTTCCCCATGTCAGTCGTCAGACAACTTTGACCTTTACGTCAAAGATCTGACCCAGATGGAGAAACGGACCCTCGCCCATAGAGCGGCGAAGGTCTTAAAAGAGCCAATCTTGCTTTTAATCGGCGACGCAGCGAACGTCTGGAAAAGCAACGAATTGGATTCAATGGATCAGGAATTTGATTAAACAAGCAATTATCCCGAAAGCCATGTCGAGCATTTACAAGGACTGGAAAATGGCTCCTGGTTCCGAAGTGGACGGTTTCCTATTTTTGACAGGTTTCAACGGCATGGCGCTGGACGGCATAGTCTGAGAGGATGCCGCAAAGCAGATTGATACGGCTTTCGACCAAATTTTCAGTGTTTTGGAAGAAGCTGGAATGGACACCAGCCACATCGTAGAAATTACCAGCTACCACATGGGACTGAAGGAACATCTGGAAGTCTTCAAGGCAATTTGGGGAAAAAGGATATGTGACCCCTATCCCGCTTGGACTGCTGTTGAAGTAGCCGGGTTCGCTTCTGAAGGTGTCTTGGTCGAGTTGCGAGTCGTCGCCACCGCTAAACAGGCATTTCTGCGCGAGCAGCAAAAGCTCACTTTGCTCGCTCGCGAGCCTTTCCGGGTTTTGCGTCGAAGGGCTCGCCCGCTCCAGAAGTGCCTGACGTGGCCTACGGGCAGGGTTCGAAGGCTCCGGCATGTCGCCCGAGGGATGCATGGGTTTGGACGTGCCCCAGTTACCGCAACGGAAGGTGGTCGCAAGCAGGCGGGAGGACAGGTTGGTTTCACCGCTTACGGGTGGTCGGCTTCGGCTCTGCCCCGTTTCCAACTGACGGTACCCATTCCATCGCCCAGTCGCCGAGCGGTTCTAGATGGCCGAATAGCTCGCGGCCTGTCACTGTCAGCGCGTAACCGTCCGCTGCCTTCTCCACCAATTCGACGGAGCGGAGTTCCTTCAGACGGGTATTGAGGACACTGGGCGAGGCGGATCCGCAGCGGGACTGCAAATCCCGGAACGTGCGGTTGCCATCGGACAGATTCCAGAGAATGCCCATGGTCCAGCGACGGCTGAGCAGGTCGAACAGCACCATGATCGGCTGGCCGCTGCGGGAGCCGGGAACCGGATCGCCGTGGCCGGCTACGGGCCTCGAAGGTTCTGGCAACGGAAACTCCTTGCTACGAAAACAGTAGCGATGTAATTTGCTACGATTATCGAAGCACATTACAGGAGTCTCCGACATGAGCAAGTCGACGGTTCAGGACATTCTGCTTTGGCTCTTGCTGGCGATGATGTGGGGATCCTCCTATGCTGTCATAAAGGTAGGGGTCGCCCCGCTGCCGGTGATGGTGCTGGTTGCCGGGCGGATGCTGGTCGGCAGTGCCGTGATCCTAGCGGTGTTGAAACTGCGTGGGATGCGGCTGTCGCGACGGCTGTGCGACTGGGGTGCCTATGCGGTGACAGGGCTATTGGGCAGTGTACTGCCGTTCCTGTTGATCACCCAAGGGGAGAAGGTCGTGGACAGTGCGCTGGCGTCGATCCTAATCGGTGTGGCGCCGGTGGTGACGCTGCTGCTTGCCAACTGGCTGATCGCGGACGAGCGGATGACGGTGCGCAGTATTGCCGGCGTTTGTGGAGGGTTGGCCGGGGTGGCGGTGCTGGTGGGGCCTTCGGCACTGGGCGGCATCGGTGCGCATCTTGGCGGGCAAGTGGCAATTCTGGCGGCGGCGGTGTGTTACGCGGCCTCGACGATCTTCATCCGGCGATGGGTAAGGCGACCGGCGTTGGAAATGGCTGCGGGGTCGATGCTGGTGGGGACGGCTGTTATTTGCACGGTGGCTGCGATGAGGGGCGCGGATGTGGGCGCGGTGGACTTCGACCTGTCATCGCTGGGCACGATTGTCTATCTGGGGCTGTTTTCGACTGCCTGTGCCAACCTGATCTATTTCCACCTCGTGCCGCGCCTCGGGGCGACACGGATGGCGCAGGTGAACTTTGCCGTGCCCGTCGCTGGGGTGGTGATCGGCACGGTGGTGTTGGGCGAGGTGCTGACGGCGCAGCGTTTGCTGGCACTGACGATCATCTGCGGATCGGTGTGGAACGGGACGACGGGGCGCGGCCGGACTTGCCCGCCCCGCGGTTGCGTGGAGGCATGATGGAGGCCGCGCGCTACCTGCCGGAGTTGCGGGCGGATTCGGCCAATTTCTGCAAGACTTCCACGGCGGAGATAGCCTCTGTCAGTGCCTCCTGGAACAGCCCGTTGCGTTCCGCGTTCTCGCTGCGACGCTGAGCGATGTTGCGCTCGGCCGTCGCGACCAGTTCCTCGGCTTCCGGCAAGGTTCGGGCGAGGGTGCGGCGGAAGGCCGGGTCCTGAATCTGCTGGAGCGAGGCTGCCGCGCTGGCCTCGGCGGCGACGAAGCGGCCCTCGATGCGGGAGGCACTGGCCTGCAGACGGAGCCGGGTTTCACCGGCGAGATCTTCGGGTGCGGCGCGGGTGGCGAGCACCGCTTCGGCCAGTTCCAGCCCCCGGACAGCCGGGACGACGATGGCGGCACCATTGCGGAACCCCTCGGGCGTGGCGAGGCGCGGGTTGGCGCGCAGGAGCGCCGCCTCGGCCAGGCGCTGGGACTCGGCGCTGCCCGTGCCTTCGATGCGATAGACGCGGCGGGCCAGCGTGGCGATGCGCCTTTCGCGGCCCAGTGTGGCGATGCGTGTCGGCATTGTTTTCCCCTCTTCTCTGACTCAGGCCTGAAGGTTCAGCGCGGCGAATGGCTGGCCGAGCGTTGCGCCGTTCAGGACGATTTCCTCTGACGTGATATTGCCGATCGGCGTGGCCGCGCCGTTTGCGCCTGTCACCAGCCGGATGGACGTGCCGAAGGTGTTGTGGGTGATGGTGTTGGCCGACAGGCTGATGCGTGGTGCGGCCGCCTGCACGACATCGAAGACGAAGATGTCGTCGCGCACGCCCTGAAGATCGCACTGGTTGTTGCTGAAGTCGATGCTGCGCGCACCGGCGCCGATGATCTGCACCAACGGTTGTGTGACCATGCGCGACGAGCGCACCTGATTGCCCCTGATGCCGATCTGAGACGGGGCGCCCAGCGGTGTGGCGACGAAGCTGGCGGCGGCGACGCGGTAGACGGTTTCGCCGGCCGACAGGTAGGCGGCGGTGTTTGGCCGATAGGTCGGCAATTCTGCGGTGATATTGCCGACGGTGGTTCCTGGAGTGGTGTCGGGGTCGATCACCCTGTCCTGGCCGATCTGGATGCCGCGCCATGACAGGAAGTCGGACGCTGCGGCGGCAGGCCGGGCGATGATGCGATTGTCGCTGATCGTTACCGTCAGAACTGGCGGGGCGACGTAGATCCCGTATGCGCGTACCTCGGCGCTGTCCGGGCCGACCGCAATGATGGTGTTGTGGCTGATATCGATGGCGGCGGAACCCTGCACGGCAATGCCGGCAAAGACCTGCCCGTCCTGTCCGCCGCCGCCGATATCGTTTATGCCGTTGCCGACGATCTGGCCGGATGCGGCTGTCGTCAGCACGATACCCGCAGCCCCGAGTTCGCCGGTGATGCCGGTGATATCCTCGATGGCATTGTTGTCGATGGCGATGTGGCGGATTTCGGCCTCGGGGGTGGTGGCGATGCCGGCCTCGTCGCAACGGCGGATGAGGTTGCGCTTGATGAGGATGGTGTCGTGGATGCCGGAAATGCGGATGCCGGCGCCCGCAAGGTCGAAGATGGTGTTGCCGATAATCTGGGCGTCGGTGCGGGCCTCCGGCACGATATTTGGAACGAGCAAAATACCGTCGCCGCCTTCGTCACCCGCCGAAATTTCGCAATCCAGTATCCGGGCGGTGTCGGCCCCGATGAGAAGGGCCGTGCGGTCGGCTACGATGGTCGAATTGTCTATTGAGAGGCTGGCCGCCGGAATTTCGGCCCAGTTGATGCGGATACCGGTACCTGACGAGAACACGAGGTTGCGCGAGAGCAGCGCGGCGGAGATGTTCATCGCCACCCGGTCGAACTGCACGGCGATACGGCCGCCGAACAGGATGCAATCCAGCACCCGCAGTTCGGCGAAGGCGGCGAAGGTCAGGTCGCCGTCGGCATCCAGCCCGAACGTGGAACGAGAGCCCAACGCTATCGGGGCGACGACGACGCATTCCTCGACCTTCACGCCGATCTGGGTGCCGTCGAGCGCGATGCCGTGGTTGAAGCTGTCCTCAGGGTTGGGGCCGAAGACCAGGACGGCCAGGCGACGGAAGGCCAGAAGGCCGGTGTTGATGGCCGCGATTCCGTGGGCGAGCTGTGGGCTGCCGTTCTCATCCTCGTCCGGGGCAACGAGCAGGCTGAAGCGTTCAAGTTGGATGTCGTTGGCGGTCCGGACCTGAAAGGCCGCGCCCTCGCCCTGATAGAGCAGGATGGTTCCGAGGCCCTGCCCCGCGATGGTGAGGGCGTTGCGATCCTCCACGACCACTGGATCGGAGAGGAGGTAATTGCCCGCTTCGAGGCAGACGGTGCCGCCGGCTGCAGGGATCTGGTCGATGGCCTGCTGGATCGTCAGTTCGCCGGAGTTGTGCTGCTCGGCGGTGACGCAAACGGTGCAGAAGCAGCCTTCGCCATCGCCCTCAAAGACTGGCGGCCAAAAGGTTCGGCAATCGAGAATGCTGCCCGGAGCATTCGGCGTGCCGAAGGCAACGACGGCCAGACGGCAGTAGTGGCGCTGGATGCCGTCTGGCGGGGCCTGTCGCAGTTCCTCCACCTGGGTGCCGGCGGTGCGGGCGGCGAAGCGCCAGTGATCCATCGCGCGGTAGCTGCCGGGGCCCGCGGCGGTGGAAAATTCGACGGTGATGCCGTTTTCCAGCACCAAAGCGGTGCCAGCGGGCGGGACGGGGATGAGACCATCGGCGCCGGGGGCATCGAGGTCCACCCATTCGGTGCCGGCGTCGTCGGCCAGCCGGATGACACCGCGCTGATCCCAGCGGATCAGGCGGGTGCGGCGTATGGTGGTGGTGTCGCTGCCAGCGCCGGAGGGGATGAGCTCGGCATCGGCGATGGGCGTCTCAAACTCGATCTCGCGGGTCTCGGGGTGGACGTCGGCAATGCGCAGCATCTCGCCCGAGCGGTGATTGAATTCCCGGTGATTGTCGGTGAGTTCGACCCAGTCTCCGGCGCGGAAGCGCAGGATCTCGTCGCGACCTATGCGGCTGACGGTAACGCTGTGAGCGGTGGCGGACGGCGTGATCGTCTCCACTGCAGCGATGACAGAGGCGTTTTCGCGACTGAACTTGAAGCTGGCTGCCTCCTGTGCCGGAGGATTGCCGTTCGCGTCCGGTTCGCCGGGGGTGTGTATCTCCACACGATAGAACTGGTTCTCGATGCCGGAGTAGCCTTCGGTTGGCGGGACGAGGCAGGGATCCTCCGGGTCCTCGATGTCGCGGGTACCGGTGGTGAGACGGGCCGGGCTGGGGGCGGTGAGGGCCTCGAAGCCGGGGATGTCGGCGTCGGGTGTCGCACAGGTGGTGCCATCAGGTGCGGGGTGGGTGCGGACCTGCCAGACGGTTTGCAGGCGGGTGGTAGTGTCATTGCCGCCGAGGGCCGGCTCCAGCAGAGAAGGCATTTCGACGGGCGTTACCTCTCGCTGCCAGGCGACGACATAGGCGACGTGAGTGCCCTGGGTGACGAGGTCTTCCGGCGTTGGCCAGTAGGGCTGTGCACCGTAGGGTACGAAGTCGCCTTCGGGCGGGGGGATCATTTCGTCGAGCACGCCTTCCGGGCCTTCGCCGACAGGCGTGGTGGTGTCCGGGCGGGCGCGGTCGAATACAGGGTCCGACAAGGTCGGGGCCCCGCCAGTGAAATTGGCGGCGCCGTGACATTCGAGCAGAATACCGTCGAGGTACTTGCGGCCACGGCCGATCTCCAGCCCGTCACCCGCCGGGGTGAAGCGGATTTCGAAGCCGTCGATGGTTTCGCGCGGAACGACGGCGCGGCCGATGGTATCGACGGTTGCGGTACGGATGCGCCGTTCGAAGATGTCGACCATCTCGTTCCAGTCGCTGTCCAGCACCGGGCGTCCCTGCTGAAGATAGACGCTCGCGAAATCCCGGAGCGCGTTGAAGCTGTCTCTGCTGTAGTCACCGCTCATTGGTT of the Algicella marina genome contains:
- a CDS encoding DUF6519 domain-containing protein produces the protein MSGDYSRDSFNALRDFASVYLQQGRPVLDSDWNEMVDIFERRIRTATVDTIGRAVVPRETIDGFEIRFTPAGDGLEIGRGRKYLDGILLECHGAANFTGGAPTLSDPVFDRARPDTTTPVGEGPEGVLDEMIPPPEGDFVPYGAQPYWPTPEDLVTQGTHVAYVVAWQREVTPVEMPSLLEPALGGNDTTTRLQTVWQVRTHPAPDGTTCATPDADIPGFEALTAPSPARLTTGTRDIEDPEDPCLVPPTEGYSGIENQFYRVEIHTPGEPDANGNPPAQEAASFKFSRENASVIAAVETITPSATAHSVTVSRIGRDEILRFRAGDWVELTDNHREFNHRSGEMLRIADVHPETREIEFETPIADAELIPSGAGSDTTTIRRTRLIRWDQRGVIRLADDAGTEWVDLDAPGADGLIPVPPAGTALVLENGITVEFSTAAGPGSYRAMDHWRFAARTAGTQVEELRQAPPDGIQRHYCRLAVVAFGTPNAPGSILDCRTFWPPVFEGDGEGCFCTVCVTAEQHNSGELTIQQAIDQIPAAGGTVCLEAGNYLLSDPVVVEDRNALTIAGQGLGTILLYQGEGAAFQVRTANDIQLERFSLLVAPDEDENGSPQLAHGIAAINTGLLAFRRLAVLVFGPNPEDSFNHGIALDGTQIGVKVEECVVVAPIALGSRSTFGLDADGDLTFAAFAELRVLDCILFGGRIAVQFDRVAMNISAALLSRNLVFSSGTGIRINWAEIPAASLSIDNSTIVADRTALLIGADTARILDCEISAGDEGGDGILLVPNIVPEARTDAQIIGNTIFDLAGAGIRISGIHDTILIKRNLIRRCDEAGIATTPEAEIRHIAIDNNAIEDITGITGELGAAGIVLTTAASGQIVGNGINDIGGGGQDGQVFAGIAVQGSAAIDISHNTIIAVGPDSAEVRAYGIYVAPPVLTVTISDNRIIARPAAAASDFLSWRGIQIGQDRVIDPDTTPGTTVGNITAELPTYRPNTAAYLSAGETVYRVAAASFVATPLGAPSQIGIRGNQVRSSRMVTQPLVQIIGAGARSIDFSNNQCDLQGVRDDIFVFDVVQAAAPRISLSANTITHNTFGTSIRLVTGANGAATPIGNITSEEIVLNGATLGQPFAALNLQA
- the mtaB gene encoding tRNA (N(6)-L-threonylcarbamoyladenosine(37)-C(2))-methylthiotransferase MtaB, translated to MSAPKFETFGCRLNAYETEAMKELAAGAGLENAVVVNTCAVTTEAVRQSRQRIRRLAKDNPGARIIVTGCAAQTEPETYSAMPEVAHVVGNLEKMRGETWAGLTGADFIGETERVQVDDIMSATETAGHLIDGFGTRARAYVQVQNGCDHRCTFCIIPYGRGNSRSVPAGVVVEQIQRLVERGYHEVVLTGVDLTSWGSDLPAVPKLGDLVQRILKLVPGLARLRISSIDSIEADPALVEAIASESRLMPHLHLSLQAGDDLILKRMKRRHLRDDAIRFCADMRAARPDIVFGADIIAGFPTETEEMFARSLDLVEECGLTWLHVFPYSVRHGTPAAKMPQVDGVAIKERAARLRAAGEARVAAHLAAQVGREAEVLTETPERGRLRDFTEVRFTQPVAEGALVRARLVSMDEGAMLGEAAA
- a CDS encoding DMT family transporter, translating into MSKSTVQDILLWLLLAMMWGSSYAVIKVGVAPLPVMVLVAGRMLVGSAVILAVLKLRGMRLSRRLCDWGAYAVTGLLGSVLPFLLITQGEKVVDSALASILIGVAPVVTLLLANWLIADERMTVRSIAGVCGGLAGVAVLVGPSALGGIGAHLGGQVAILAAAVCYAASTIFIRRWVRRPALEMAAGSMLVGTAVICTVAAMRGADVGAVDFDLSSLGTIVYLGLFSTACANLIYFHLVPRLGATRMAQVNFAVPVAGVVIGTVVLGEVLTAQRLLALTIICGSVWNGTTGRGRTCPPRGCVEA
- a CDS encoding winged helix-turn-helix transcriptional regulator, yielding MPEPSRPVAGHGDPVPGSRSGQPIMVLFDLLSRRWTMGILWNLSDGNRTFRDLQSRCGSASPSVLNTRLKELRSVELVEKAADGYALTVTGRELFGHLEPLGDWAMEWVPSVGNGAEPKPTTRKR
- the dapF gene encoding diaminopimelate epimerase, whose protein sequence is MVTSASTAPVRFRKMHGLGNDFVIIDARAGVDQVTPALAQALGDRHRGVGFDQLAVIHADPSADARLTFWNADGSLSAACGNATRCIARLLMEESGAERLRLRTDFDVLIAEEAGNGLTRVNMGRPALDWADVPLAEPHDTVALPLPGAPGALSMGNPHCVFFVSDAEGADIAAQGAEYETHPLFPERTNVEMVQVLAPDRLRLRIWERGVGITLASGSCACAALVAAARKGLAERVATIVVDGGELHGAWRDDGVWLTGPTQKVFEAEISAEFGL